The following are encoded together in the Flavobacterium sp. TR2 genome:
- a CDS encoding S28 family serine protease, which translates to MNRKSFIIALFFLCLNYIAVTAQESSTDLQQKLTELFPKASITRIENLENYTESYQLILDEPLDHKHPEKGTFQHYIYLSHLGYDRPTVIETHGYNTENIKSEVSSLLQANQVAVEYRFYGKSRPNPIQWEYLTNDQAIADYHGIVTKLKEIYSGKWISTGISKGGETALIYKSIYPNDIDVAMPYVAPLINTCEDPRTIQHTRTIGTPECREKITAFQRAVLQNKEAVLEAFKDYSTAKKMSFTEVPFAEALEYAVLEFPFSFWQWGGKCDEIPPTNAPAKELFDYLNKIVGVATYNDKMSFVYLPSYYQHLSELGYYGFDLEPVADLLTIVKSSSNARFAPKDVVIKYNPKYIKKVRKYVENKGDKILYIYGGYDTWFSCSPMPKPSVDALKMVLPGGSHSTRVKDFPEKDQALIMDTLKKWLD; encoded by the coding sequence ATGAATCGAAAATCCTTTATTATTGCGCTGTTCTTTCTTTGCTTAAACTACATTGCAGTTACGGCACAAGAATCTTCAACAGACTTGCAGCAAAAGCTGACCGAATTATTCCCAAAAGCCAGTATTACTCGAATTGAAAATTTAGAAAATTATACCGAATCTTACCAGCTCATTTTAGATGAGCCTTTAGATCATAAACACCCAGAAAAAGGAACTTTTCAGCATTACATTTACCTTTCTCACTTGGGTTACGATAGACCCACAGTAATTGAAACTCATGGTTATAATACCGAAAACATTAAAAGTGAAGTGAGCAGTCTGCTGCAAGCCAATCAGGTTGCTGTAGAATATCGCTTTTACGGAAAATCAAGACCAAATCCGATTCAGTGGGAATATTTAACCAATGATCAAGCTATTGCAGATTATCATGGAATTGTGACTAAATTGAAAGAAATATATTCAGGCAAATGGATTTCAACAGGAATTAGCAAAGGAGGAGAGACAGCCTTAATTTATAAATCTATATATCCAAATGATATTGATGTGGCAATGCCTTATGTTGCTCCGCTTATAAATACTTGTGAGGATCCTAGAACAATACAGCATACCAGAACAATTGGAACACCAGAATGCAGAGAAAAGATAACAGCGTTTCAAAGAGCTGTTTTGCAAAATAAAGAAGCAGTATTGGAGGCTTTTAAAGACTATTCGACAGCAAAAAAGATGTCATTTACTGAAGTTCCTTTCGCTGAAGCATTGGAATATGCCGTTTTAGAATTTCCCTTTTCGTTTTGGCAATGGGGAGGCAAATGCGATGAAATTCCGCCAACAAACGCCCCTGCAAAAGAGCTTTTCGATTATTTAAACAAAATAGTGGGTGTAGCCACTTATAACGATAAAATGTCTTTCGTCTATCTGCCGTCATATTATCAGCATTTAAGCGAGTTAGGCTATTATGGGTTTGATTTGGAGCCTGTTGCCGATTTGCTGACTATTGTAAAAAGCAGTTCTAACGCCCGATTTGCTCCAAAAGATGTTGTTATAAAATACAATCCAAAATACATTAAGAAAGTGCGTAAGTATGTAGAAAATAAAGGAGATAAAATTTTGTACATCTACGGAGGTTATGACACATGGTTCTCTTGCTCTCCAATGCCAAAGCCTAGTGTTGATGCATTAAAAATGGTGCTTCCAGGAGGAAGCCATTCCACAAGAGTAAAAGATTTTCCTGAGAAAGATCAAGCGCTCATAATGGACACGCTAAAAAAGTGGCTGGATTAG
- a CDS encoding M24 family metallopeptidase, which translates to MTIGVGGSTIAIELEKIQNMTLGVVPIALSEYKQRIKKAVSLMKELNCKALYVNAGTNLYYFTGTKWNPSERMVGAILFEDETVEYIVPKFEEGTFKTFMQIEGNLNFWEEHESPSELFGHILKNKNITDGGIALDESAAFFLIDGISKANPNFSFVNAQPITAECRMHKSANEIAIIQRAKDITMTVQKAAARILHPGISVSTVVDFIHKAHIKAGIASGSYFCIVLFGEDSQYPHGVTAPQNLVENDVVLIDTGCRLEGYLSDITRTYVYGTPNEEHRKIWNLEKATQKAAFDAAQIGATCGSVDDAARKVLAQAGLSGDYEIPGLPHRVGHGTGLDIHEYPYLVRGNQTTLKEGMVVSNEPMICMPGQFGIRHEDHFYMTADGPKWFTEPMLSIDNPFGLDV; encoded by the coding sequence ATGACAATAGGAGTTGGCGGATCAACTATAGCTATCGAATTAGAAAAAATACAAAACATGACGCTTGGCGTGGTGCCCATAGCGTTATCAGAATACAAACAGCGTATCAAAAAAGCGGTTTCTTTAATGAAGGAACTTAACTGTAAAGCGCTTTATGTAAATGCAGGAACCAATCTGTATTATTTTACAGGCACAAAATGGAATCCGTCTGAGCGTATGGTTGGCGCTATACTTTTTGAAGATGAAACAGTTGAATATATTGTTCCTAAATTTGAAGAAGGAACTTTTAAGACTTTTATGCAGATTGAAGGAAACTTAAATTTCTGGGAAGAACATGAAAGTCCTTCTGAATTGTTTGGACATATTCTGAAAAATAAAAATATTACTGATGGCGGTATTGCGTTAGATGAGTCGGCTGCTTTTTTTCTTATTGATGGAATCTCAAAAGCAAATCCAAACTTTAGTTTTGTAAATGCTCAACCTATAACTGCGGAATGCAGAATGCATAAATCAGCCAATGAAATTGCTATCATCCAAAGAGCCAAAGACATAACCATGACTGTGCAAAAAGCGGCGGCGCGCATTTTGCATCCGGGAATTTCAGTAAGCACAGTAGTAGATTTTATACACAAAGCACATATCAAAGCGGGTATTGCATCGGGTTCTTATTTCTGCATTGTCCTTTTTGGAGAAGATTCTCAGTATCCGCATGGGGTTACTGCTCCTCAAAATTTAGTAGAAAATGATGTGGTTCTGATCGATACTGGCTGCCGCTTAGAAGGGTATTTATCTGATATCACCAGAACTTACGTATACGGAACTCCAAATGAAGAACACCGAAAAATCTGGAATCTTGAAAAAGCAACTCAAAAAGCAGCTTTTGATGCAGCACAAATTGGAGCCACTTGCGGTTCTGTCGATGATGCTGCTAGAAAAGTTCTGGCACAAGCTGGTTTAAGCGGCGATTATGAAATTCCGGGCTTACCACATCGCGTGGGACATGGCACAGGGTTAGACATCCATGAATATCCATATTTAGTACGAGGCAATCAAACCACTTTAAAAGAAGGAATGGTCGTTAGCAATGAGCCTATGATCTGTATGCCAGGACAATTTGGTATTCGTCACGAAGATCATTTCTATATGACTGCAGATGGACCAAAATGGTTTACGGAACCGATGCTGAGCATTGATAATCCTTTTGGATTAGACGTTTAA
- a CDS encoding M43 family zinc metalloprotease, whose translation MKSKLLICFLIFSIMKVSAQGLPCRTSEENEKVYRNNPHALQEKKNFDVFSKNFAAQRKSATSKMAAVTYTIPVVFHIYGDVQGGKTVTYEKIVNHLAQLNDDFNGRNADYQTVEPFFQARRGTLNIEFKLAKKDPNGGCTTGVVFHPTKNGYGNGGGYDDQIAADAWDNTKYMNVYIQNDLYNDGATNNSGVAWYPNSAMTANNTARVVFNGAYLYDNSYSKEFSATLTHEFGHFLNLIHTFEGGCTGTDEVADTPAEDGKHTLGCTPGTNCSGDKVNFENYMGYNGAQGCYKMYTQGQIDRMLAALEHPARKSLWQAQNLIDTGVNATGSTLTASATAFKEAVINDGSFDTSSIIKLNGTKTFAVSSGTLTAGTHFTHTFPAGITPVLTVNSNNQITVTLTGKATNHALVNNASGGISFLPAAFTGGTIDLSCTSLFFNFKFSDPYGIFFVDMPDVTVSSALTWKYFEIAKGDDRAFGGWRYAANALKIETYAKKLVCEPGTRNISLLNSNTAVGPTSNMTAPGAYPNQLDLRTASYTTWDGKTGYVGFDYLMDGLTCYGWFKIKVNADGDGYTILEYAYNTKPNTPIYTGMTDKTATTLSADTLYEAEVNDGSITSTATIALTTNNGTFTKSTGTFTAGTDYTITGVPAGLTAVLTMESNTKTVLSFTGKATAHNTTNDAVVTITFKDAAITGGIATLDTASKTINLKFDAPYGVFYVNNPDYTANAASTWQYFDLGIGDNTEYGAWQYAAAALKIETYGKRLVSEAGTRNISFLSQGTSIGASSNFAAPGNYPNQLDLRTASYTAWDNKTGYVGFEYTSRGRTCYGWLHVKVEAGGVGYTVLDFAYNTKPNEPILAGVQTTNTVLAPTNLTATANAANLETVLNWTNNATNASNVIIERAGSDDVYAEIATLAGTASTYTNTGLTVGSTYKYRARAKSGTDYSAYSNVATVTIPAAPLCTAQGTNGYEYISSVAVGSFVNASGKEANGYADYTSKVITLNPNANTSVTLTPGFTGSAYTEYWGVWIDYNKNNQFEASEKVINNISSNGAVTASFTPIAFTGSTRMRVVMKYNANPSSTCGNLGDGEIEDYTVTAGTSVPPNPATLTIPSNLGNAGVYSSGFYASWATSTDAASYEVQLNTSSGWTSAGTSTTYYLWIPKQGTQTVYEFRVRAINGQAFSEWSASRTIDLQSGSAGLAGINTNTTKAFAMYPNPASDVVNFTFENIDISKVKVSIYNSTGHLVETVHNTTVYSLKYLNKGIYIVVATDGKFVEKKKLLVE comes from the coding sequence ATGAAATCAAAATTACTAATCTGCTTTCTGATTTTCAGTATAATGAAAGTTAGTGCACAAGGTCTGCCATGTCGGACAAGCGAAGAAAATGAAAAAGTGTACCGGAACAACCCGCATGCACTTCAAGAGAAAAAGAACTTTGATGTTTTTAGTAAAAATTTTGCCGCCCAACGCAAATCTGCAACTTCAAAAATGGCTGCAGTTACTTATACCATCCCGGTTGTATTTCACATTTACGGCGACGTGCAAGGCGGGAAAACTGTTACATACGAAAAGATTGTCAATCATTTGGCGCAACTAAATGATGACTTTAATGGCCGTAACGCTGACTACCAGACAGTAGAACCCTTTTTTCAGGCTCGACGCGGAACGCTGAATATAGAGTTTAAACTGGCTAAGAAAGACCCTAACGGAGGATGTACGACAGGAGTTGTATTTCACCCGACAAAAAATGGCTACGGAAATGGAGGCGGCTATGATGATCAAATCGCTGCCGATGCTTGGGACAACACCAAATATATGAATGTTTACATACAAAATGATTTGTACAATGACGGAGCTACAAATAATTCGGGAGTTGCATGGTATCCTAACTCAGCTATGACAGCAAACAATACGGCTCGTGTCGTTTTTAACGGAGCTTATTTGTATGATAACTCCTATAGTAAAGAATTTTCTGCAACACTTACGCATGAATTTGGCCATTTCCTAAATCTGATTCATACTTTTGAAGGAGGATGTACTGGCACTGACGAAGTTGCCGATACTCCTGCCGAAGATGGTAAACATACTTTAGGTTGTACTCCAGGAACAAATTGCAGTGGAGATAAAGTAAATTTTGAAAACTATATGGGGTACAATGGAGCGCAAGGCTGTTACAAAATGTACACCCAAGGTCAGATTGACAGAATGCTGGCAGCTTTGGAACACCCTGCGAGAAAATCTTTGTGGCAGGCACAAAATTTAATTGATACCGGTGTTAATGCAACTGGAAGCACGCTTACTGCATCAGCTACAGCTTTTAAAGAAGCGGTTATAAATGACGGTTCTTTTGATACTTCATCAATAATTAAACTAAACGGAACCAAAACTTTTGCTGTTTCTTCAGGAACACTGACAGCTGGAACTCATTTTACGCACACTTTCCCAGCAGGAATAACTCCTGTTCTTACTGTAAATTCAAACAATCAAATTACGGTTACGCTAACAGGTAAAGCAACTAATCATGCTTTAGTTAATAATGCTTCAGGCGGCATCAGCTTTTTACCAGCTGCATTCACAGGAGGTACAATAGATTTATCTTGCACTTCTTTATTCTTTAATTTTAAATTCTCAGACCCATACGGAATCTTTTTTGTAGATATGCCAGATGTTACTGTTTCATCAGCATTGACATGGAAATATTTTGAGATTGCAAAAGGAGATGATCGTGCATTTGGCGGTTGGCGTTATGCTGCTAATGCCTTAAAAATAGAAACTTATGCAAAAAAACTTGTATGCGAGCCAGGCACTAGAAACATTTCATTGCTGAATTCAAATACTGCTGTTGGACCGACAAGCAATATGACTGCTCCGGGAGCATATCCGAACCAGTTAGATTTAAGAACCGCTAGTTATACAACATGGGATGGAAAAACAGGTTATGTAGGATTTGATTATTTAATGGATGGACTTACGTGTTACGGATGGTTTAAAATTAAAGTAAACGCTGACGGAGATGGCTATACCATTTTGGAATATGCTTATAATACTAAACCAAACACTCCAATTTATACAGGAATGACTGATAAAACAGCTACAACTTTATCGGCAGATACCTTGTATGAAGCTGAAGTTAATGACGGAAGCATAACCTCGACAGCGACAATTGCTTTGACTACCAATAATGGTACATTCACAAAAAGTACTGGTACTTTTACAGCAGGGACAGACTATACAATTACAGGCGTTCCAGCTGGATTAACAGCAGTTTTAACGATGGAAAGCAATACGAAAACCGTGCTTTCTTTTACAGGAAAAGCAACGGCACACAATACGACAAATGACGCTGTTGTTACAATTACGTTTAAAGATGCTGCCATAACTGGAGGAATTGCTACTTTGGACACCGCTTCTAAAACAATCAATTTGAAATTTGACGCGCCTTACGGAGTATTTTATGTAAACAATCCAGATTATACAGCCAACGCGGCATCAACTTGGCAATATTTTGATTTGGGTATTGGAGACAATACTGAGTATGGAGCATGGCAATATGCGGCCGCAGCTTTAAAAATTGAAACTTATGGAAAAAGACTGGTTTCTGAAGCTGGAACAAGAAACATATCATTCTTGAGCCAAGGAACTTCTATTGGAGCTTCGAGCAATTTTGCAGCGCCAGGAAATTATCCAAATCAATTGGATTTGAGAACGGCTTCTTATACAGCTTGGGATAACAAAACAGGATATGTTGGTTTTGAATATACAAGCAGAGGACGTACTTGTTACGGATGGCTTCACGTAAAAGTAGAAGCAGGCGGTGTAGGTTATACTGTTTTAGATTTTGCTTATAACACAAAACCAAACGAACCAATTTTAGCAGGAGTACAAACGACTAATACAGTACTGGCTCCAACAAACTTGACTGCGACAGCAAATGCAGCAAATTTAGAAACGGTGCTTAATTGGACAAATAATGCGACAAACGCTTCAAATGTAATTATAGAAAGAGCAGGATCAGATGATGTTTATGCAGAAATTGCTACACTAGCAGGCACTGCTTCAACTTATACAAATACTGGTTTAACTGTTGGAAGCACGTATAAATATAGAGCAAGAGCAAAATCAGGAACAGATTATTCAGCCTATTCTAATGTAGCTACTGTAACAATTCCGGCAGCTCCATTGTGTACTGCGCAAGGCACAAACGGTTACGAATATATAAGTTCTGTAGCAGTAGGAAGTTTTGTAAATGCATCAGGAAAAGAGGCTAATGGTTATGCCGATTATACTTCAAAAGTAATTACACTAAATCCTAATGCAAACACGAGCGTTACCCTAACACCTGGTTTTACAGGTTCTGCATACACTGAATATTGGGGAGTTTGGATTGACTACAATAAAAACAACCAATTTGAAGCATCAGAAAAAGTAATTAATAATATTTCTTCAAATGGTGCGGTAACAGCAAGTTTTACACCGATAGCATTTACAGGAAGCACTAGAATGAGAGTTGTAATGAAGTACAATGCAAACCCGTCTTCTACGTGCGGAAATCTTGGAGATGGCGAAATCGAAGATTATACAGTAACTGCAGGAACTTCTGTACCTCCAAATCCGGCAACTTTGACAATTCCTTCTAATCTTGGAAATGCAGGTGTGTACTCATCAGGATTTTATGCATCTTGGGCAACATCAACAGATGCAGCATCTTATGAAGTGCAGTTAAATACTTCATCAGGATGGACATCGGCTGGAACTTCTACGACATATTATTTATGGATTCCAAAACAAGGAACTCAAACAGTATATGAATTTAGAGTAAGAGCAATAAATGGACAAGCTTTTAGCGAATGGAGCGCTTCTCGCACCATTGATTTACAATCTGGAAGCGCTGGTTTAGCAGGTATAAATACAAATACGACAAAAGCATTCGCAATGTATCCAAACCCAGCGTCAGATGTTGTTAACTTTACTTTTGAAAACATAGATATAAGCAAAGTGAAAGTGTCAATTTACAATAGTACAGGACATCTAGTAGAGACAGTGCACAATACAACAGTTTATTCTCTTAAATATTTGAATAAAGGAATTTACATTGTTGTGGCAACTGATGGAAAATTTGTCGAAAAGAAAAAATTATTGGTTGAGTAA
- a CDS encoding SusD/RagB family nutrient-binding outer membrane lipoprotein, protein MRIIKTIFFAGAILCTIASCDNLDNMNQDKKGYETAVPAALMTSAQVNYAYFLTNASVNSNNFRAYVQHWSTSTYTDEANYNQAKRNLGSNHAVLLYRDVLQDLTNAQKQIKAIKALGPVEEAVQKNQLAILEIQIVMTYQTLVDLFGNVAYTEALDIKKFPLPKYDDAKTIYLDLASRLDAAIANLDTANASFDKKAELIFQGNVAKWKVLANSVKLKMGLHLADVDPARAKAMVESAYSSGVMSKEADTALFQYYSSVIDMNPLYDSLVNSSQINIAEFFVNELNAKEDPRRDIFFDPASKINGKYKGAPYAQLVKYVDYSNTGLRLRKETNPGVIFDYTETCFLLADAASRGFNVGADAATYYTKGIEASMKFWGVSDANIQTYLARPDVAFATATGTDKQKIAYQLWIAYYNRGFEAWTEYRRLDYPILVAPPTAVQEANGKVPVRNIYSTSDKTLNAANYEAAAAAIGGDLMTTKIFWDKF, encoded by the coding sequence ATGAGAATTATAAAAACAATATTTTTTGCTGGAGCTATTCTATGCACAATAGCTTCATGCGATAACCTGGACAATATGAATCAGGACAAAAAAGGTTATGAAACAGCAGTGCCAGCAGCCTTAATGACCAGCGCTCAAGTAAATTACGCTTATTTTTTGACTAATGCTTCTGTTAATTCAAACAATTTCAGAGCTTACGTTCAGCATTGGTCAACTTCAACTTATACAGATGAAGCCAACTACAATCAGGCAAAAAGAAATTTAGGAAGCAATCATGCGGTATTGCTTTATAGAGATGTGTTGCAAGATTTAACTAATGCCCAAAAACAAATTAAAGCGATAAAAGCATTAGGTCCGGTAGAAGAGGCAGTGCAAAAAAATCAGCTGGCAATTCTTGAGATACAAATTGTAATGACGTATCAGACATTGGTTGATTTGTTTGGAAATGTGGCGTACACTGAGGCTTTGGATATTAAAAAATTCCCTCTTCCAAAATATGATGACGCTAAAACAATCTATTTGGATTTGGCTTCTCGTTTGGATGCGGCTATTGCAAATTTGGATACTGCAAACGCAAGTTTTGATAAAAAAGCGGAGTTAATTTTTCAAGGAAATGTTGCTAAATGGAAAGTATTGGCAAATAGCGTAAAGCTAAAAATGGGCTTGCATCTTGCTGATGTCGATCCTGCAAGAGCTAAAGCTATGGTAGAAAGTGCTTATAGCTCTGGAGTAATGAGCAAAGAAGCTGATACAGCTTTGTTTCAGTACTATTCTTCGGTTATAGATATGAATCCGTTATACGATAGTTTGGTGAATAGCAGTCAGATTAACATAGCAGAGTTTTTTGTTAATGAATTAAATGCTAAAGAAGATCCAAGACGTGATATTTTCTTTGATCCAGCTTCAAAAATAAATGGCAAGTACAAAGGAGCTCCATACGCTCAGCTAGTTAAATATGTTGATTACTCAAACACAGGACTTAGATTGCGAAAAGAAACAAATCCTGGAGTGATTTTCGATTATACAGAAACGTGTTTTTTATTGGCTGATGCGGCAAGCAGAGGTTTTAATGTTGGAGCCGATGCAGCGACATATTATACGAAAGGAATAGAGGCAAGCATGAAATTTTGGGGAGTTTCTGATGCGAATATTCAAACTTATCTAGCGCGCCCTGATGTTGCTTTCGCAACTGCGACAGGTACAGATAAACAAAAAATTGCGTATCAGCTTTGGATTGCTTACTACAATCGCGGTTTTGAAGCATGGACAGAATACCGTAGACTAGATTATCCGATATTGGTAGCGCCTCCTACAGCAGTGCAGGAAGCCAACGGAAAAGTTCCTGTTAGAAATATTTATTCGACATCTGACAAAACGCTGAACGCAGCTAATTATGAAGCGGCTGCAGCGGCAATAGGAGGAGATTTAATGACAACGAAGATTTTTTGGGACAAATTTTAA
- a CDS encoding SusC/RagA family TonB-linked outer membrane protein, translated as MKLKINFRKIAVLFFVLLTKLTFAQDRVVSGIVSDENGVPLPGVSILVKGTQTGSQTDFDGKYSIKADANAVLVFSFIGMQTKEVPARDKSVNVKMSAGSTQLQEIVVTALGLKREKKSLGYATQEISGSELTKINTGNVSNNISGKIAGVQIRRNNNIGGSTNVIIRGTTSLTGNNQALWVVDGIILNNDNTNTNEQKTSGNKGGYDYGNAASDINPDDIETMNVLKGAAATALYGSRASNGVIIVTLKKGSKAKGGLGIDFSTGINVGVVDKETLPEYQNQYGGGYGSFGSTVDLGSGSHPSVSIEDASWGPKFDPSILVYNWNSFYPNLPTYGKLSPYTAVKKNPNSFYQNSLTYINNIAISGANEQGDFRFGYTNYNQQQGILPNSDNRKDNFNFSASYKIAPKTRISASSNYMKSDAIGMNETGYGDGGNNYLSSVRQWYSTSADFGDLKEAYELTGKNITWNVQSPTKLTVLFHDNPYFQRYNNYNSMKRDRFFGNVILKTEVTSWFDIMGRGAVDFYHQLQEERIAVGSKRTSNGLGQYSRYDKNFREINLDLVLNFKTAITEGLNFTGMLGGNSRRSVLNSIYAETNGGLVVPGIYALTNSINLINYPGEAEQTLGTNSIYGTANFAYLDTYFLEGTYRIDQSSTLPKDNNTYSYPSITGTYIFSNHIKADWLSFGKLRLNYAETGNDAQFAVTSPRFSKNNNFGPNGIRFSTEDSRSNSDLKSELTKGFEAGLELKFFKNRLGVDFSYYKSNTTNQILSIETPTQTGYTRAWINGGDVQNKGFELTVNATPIKTNNFTWQATVNWSTNKNEVISLGGANQISLGGFQGVSYVAEVGKPVGQLVGSGYTYLNGQRVVNPDGTYKKTSGAVIGDVNPDWIGGFNNVLTYKNISFNFLIDVKKGGDVYSLDQQFGHQTGIYESTVSKNHNGVPQREPVANGGGVLLNGVKADGTPNDVVAEIADAAGYDFYGSMPQQEYVYDASYVKLREVGLSYRFPKRFLNNTFINNMVFAVNGSNLWIIHKNLPYADPEAGASSGNLQGFQSGVLPTTKEYSFTLKVQF; from the coding sequence ATGAAATTGAAGATTAATTTTAGAAAAATTGCAGTACTCTTTTTTGTACTGTTAACTAAACTGACCTTTGCCCAAGATCGGGTAGTGTCAGGAATTGTTTCAGATGAGAATGGAGTGCCTTTGCCAGGCGTTAGCATACTGGTTAAAGGAACTCAAACGGGCTCTCAGACTGATTTTGATGGAAAATATTCAATAAAAGCCGATGCAAATGCTGTGCTTGTGTTTAGCTTTATTGGAATGCAGACTAAAGAAGTTCCAGCACGCGACAAAAGCGTAAACGTAAAAATGTCTGCAGGGTCTACACAATTGCAGGAAATCGTAGTTACGGCATTAGGACTTAAAAGAGAGAAAAAATCTCTGGGTTATGCAACACAAGAAATAAGCGGATCTGAACTTACTAAAATAAATACGGGTAACGTTTCTAATAATATTTCTGGAAAAATTGCTGGGGTGCAAATTAGAAGAAATAATAATATTGGAGGATCTACAAATGTTATTATTCGTGGTACTACCTCTTTGACAGGAAACAATCAAGCATTATGGGTTGTAGACGGAATTATATTAAACAATGACAACACTAATACAAACGAACAAAAGACAAGCGGTAATAAAGGAGGATATGACTATGGTAATGCTGCTTCAGATATAAACCCTGATGATATTGAGACAATGAACGTCTTAAAAGGTGCTGCGGCAACGGCGTTATACGGATCAAGAGCTTCAAATGGAGTTATTATCGTAACACTTAAAAAAGGAAGCAAAGCTAAAGGAGGTTTAGGAATAGATTTCAGCACTGGAATAAACGTTGGTGTGGTTGATAAGGAAACATTGCCAGAATATCAAAACCAATATGGTGGAGGATATGGATCTTTTGGATCGACGGTAGATTTAGGAAGTGGTTCTCATCCGTCTGTAAGTATTGAAGATGCTTCTTGGGGACCGAAATTTGATCCTTCGATATTGGTTTACAATTGGAATTCTTTTTATCCTAATTTACCAACTTACGGAAAATTGTCGCCTTATACAGCGGTAAAAAAGAATCCAAACAGCTTTTACCAAAACAGTTTGACTTACATTAATAATATTGCTATTTCGGGAGCAAATGAGCAAGGTGATTTTAGATTTGGATATACTAATTACAATCAGCAACAAGGAATTCTGCCTAATAGCGACAACAGAAAAGATAATTTTAATTTTTCTGCCAGCTATAAAATTGCACCAAAAACAAGAATTTCAGCATCATCAAATTATATGAAGTCGGACGCAATTGGTATGAATGAGACTGGGTATGGAGATGGTGGAAACAACTATTTGAGCAGTGTGAGACAATGGTATAGTACAAGTGCCGATTTTGGAGACCTTAAAGAAGCTTACGAATTGACAGGTAAAAACATAACATGGAACGTGCAATCGCCAACTAAGCTGACTGTTTTGTTTCATGATAACCCGTATTTTCAGCGTTACAACAATTACAACTCTATGAAAAGAGATCGTTTCTTTGGAAATGTAATCTTAAAAACAGAGGTAACAAGCTGGTTTGATATTATGGGTAGAGGTGCTGTCGATTTTTACCATCAGTTGCAGGAAGAGCGTATTGCTGTAGGTTCAAAAAGAACGTCAAATGGATTAGGGCAATACTCTAGATATGATAAAAACTTTCGTGAAATCAACTTAGATTTAGTTTTAAATTTTAAAACAGCTATCACAGAAGGCCTTAATTTTACAGGAATGTTAGGAGGAAACTCTAGACGTTCTGTATTAAATTCTATTTATGCTGAGACAAATGGCGGATTGGTTGTGCCAGGAATTTATGCTTTGACAAACTCAATTAATCTAATCAACTATCCAGGTGAGGCTGAACAGACTTTGGGAACAAACAGTATTTACGGAACAGCAAATTTTGCTTATCTAGATACTTACTTTTTAGAGGGAACATATAGAATAGATCAGTCTTCTACTTTGCCAAAAGACAATAACACTTATTCTTATCCTTCAATTACAGGAACATATATTTTTAGCAATCACATCAAAGCAGATTGGCTTTCTTTCGGTAAGTTGCGTTTAAACTATGCTGAAACAGGAAATGACGCTCAATTTGCAGTGACTTCTCCAAGATTTTCTAAAAATAATAATTTTGGACCTAACGGAATTCGTTTTTCAACAGAAGACAGCAGAAGTAATTCTGACTTAAAAAGTGAGTTGACAAAAGGTTTTGAGGCAGGTCTTGAACTTAAATTCTTCAAAAATAGATTAGGAGTTGATTTTTCTTACTACAAATCAAATACCACAAATCAGATTCTGTCTATTGAAACGCCTACTCAAACAGGTTATACAAGAGCATGGATTAATGGTGGAGATGTTCAAAACAAAGGATTTGAGTTAACAGTAAATGCTACTCCAATCAAAACAAACAATTTTACATGGCAAGCGACCGTAAACTGGTCAACTAATAAAAATGAAGTGATTTCTTTAGGAGGAGCAAATCAGATTTCATTAGGAGGTTTTCAAGGGGTAAGCTATGTGGCAGAAGTGGGCAAACCGGTTGGTCAGCTTGTGGGTTCAGGCTATACTTACTTAAACGGACAGAGAGTTGTTAATCCTGACGGAACTTACAAAAAGACTTCAGGAGCAGTAATCGGTGATGTAAATCCAGATTGGATTGGCGGTTTCAACAACGTGTTAACCTATAAAAACATTTCGTTTAACTTCTTAATCGATGTTAAAAAAGGAGGAGATGTCTATTCTTTAGATCAGCAATTCGGGCATCAGACAGGTATTTATGAAAGCACAGTGAGTAAAAATCACAATGGAGTTCCACAGCGTGAGCCTGTTGCAAATGGCGGTGGTGTATTGCTAAACGGAGTTAAAGCAGATGGAACGCCAAATGACGTGGTTGCAGAAATTGCAGATGCTGCAGGATACGATTTCTATGGTTCTATGCCACAGCAAGAATATGTTTACGATGCGTCTTATGTTAAATTACGTGAAGTTGGGTTAAGCTACAGATTCCCAAAAAGATTCTTAAACAATACATTCATCAATAATATGGTCTTTGCTGTAAATGGAAGCAACCTTTGGATCATCCACAAAAATCTTCCTTACGCAGATCCAGAAGCGGGAGCATCTTCTGGTAATTTACAAGGCTTTCAATCAGGGGTTTTACCAACAACAAAAGAGTATAGTTTTACATTGAAAGTTCAATTCTAA